The genomic region CTTTTCATGCATTAAAACTCAAACCAAAAATGTATCTCTAACTTACATAGTATTCTaggttatcaaaataaaactcaaggttgcaaaagaaaaattagcatatatgaattaaagcatacctaattctaagcataaaaaatattttcaaaaagaaaaggaaattatgtaattatcatattcctcCCCACACCTAAACTATACATTGTCCTCaatgtatcaaaaagaaaatggctcacaaaagaaatgaaaagaaacgTGAAACACCCCTGAAATgggattttgattttgatttgtgGTGTTTTGTGGGTTCGCGACAGGTGAAGATTATGATGAGGGTGCTTGATTAGGTAGGGGATTGATAGTAGATATAAGATTTTTAAGCTCTCCAAACATTCCGGTAATAAGTTCCCCTTGTTTCTTATTGTTTTCCAGCAACATATTCTTCACCATGTCGATTCTTCCATTTTCTTCTGCTGTTGCAGTCTAGTATTCTCAGACACCGCCATTACTAGAAGCAGGGATGTTGTCCGTCTTGCAGTAAGGATGAAGTGGTATAAGATTATCTGCGAGTCGGACTCCTCAGTGGTTATTGAACATCTTTCAATCCACAGCGAGGAATCCCTGTGGGAGATCAGTGCAATTATTGACGATTAAATCCTTGTCAAGGTCTATGAATTCCTGTAGCTTCTGTGTTTGTTAGTCGTGTATATAACCAGGATGCGGACTGGTTGTTTAAAGGTCCTTTTCTTAAGCATATTCCCGGTTGGTATTCGTACTTTCGtaaggagcttatgatgattTTCAGAGTGGATTTTAATCTTTCTCAATtaatgaaatgataaatttcatttgtggtcagaaaaaaaaattatgaagagaatttatttaaatttaatagacTTCTTTATagtttactttatattttttttttttttgctctttttttttttattaacttttatcaATGAAAGTGCATACAACTTATAGTAGatcaactaaaataaaatttagctctttattctttattatatatttaaaagattaagACTTTATTAGTCTTAATTGTATAAGATGATTTCTTATGATAAAAGATTTATCCTATATTAAGTGTGCATTGAAAATGCTTcaagtatataatttttagaacaTCTGCATAAGggtttcttaaaattttgtaaatactaacaaattcataatttatataaaaaaaaaaggccaaatatcacttttttttttttaaattgaatatatttagCAATGTCAGTGTATCATGCTGTTAGCACTAATGTGTCAATCTGCCAAAGGCAAAAAGGGGAATGAAACATTGCACTGCCTATACATCTGTAATTCTAGCAGAGACTACATGCTTCAATCAATGTGCTAGAGAAGCACAactatttaaactttaaacatattaattaagGCTAACCATAAGATTAATACACAAAATTTTGActgatttttcatttaaaaactGAAATGTATGTGAATCAATTATCATTAGTTTCTATAATTCTTCTTTCCCATTCAAAAACTTCAGAGTTTACTAGATTTTGATGTGACAAAACCTGTGAATCTAATGGTTTCTTTCCAAGAACGCTTGAGATAATCACCATTAGTGTTTGACAAGCATGATACTCATCCATCTTCTGTAAATCGCTTATTTCAAGTTTAGGATCCTCCCAAGGTTTGTCAAATGACCtgcataaaaattatacagaACCAGTTCAGTTTCCTGTAACACCAAAATGTCACAGGGCTTTTCTTCATCAACCAAAAGTGTGCaacaaattcttccatttcCTTTTCCCTTTGTAGAGAGTTACAAGTGCACAAGAAAAGCAACCAGATATTGTATAAAGCATGCACATCTTCCCCATCTACAAGATTATGAGATGGACAATCCATGACAAATGTATCAACCaaaatttgagaatttttctgaATTAGAAAAAGTCCAAATGATAGAAGTTTGCGTGAGACATGAGAAAATGTAATCGGCAGGCTCCAAGGAACACAATTTTACGAGTTGAATTGCCCCAACTCCCTGTAATCATCtagtatataattaaatatttctttcagGTGAAACACCATCTGCTTAGGTGCAAAAATGTTCAATCTTATAGTAGGATGGCGTCTCTATGTGTGTGCATGTGTGTGtcagtgagagagagagagagaaggaagAAGCAGCCAGGAGGGGGGGGAAATAACAGACTGCAAGGGAAATTAAATTACCATTTCCAGTCAGGGTTGGCTTCAGTCGGGCAACGAACTTTTGAACACAGATATACAACATCAGTGCAATAACCATGCCTGAAATCTGATCCAGAATCAACATCATACAAGTTAGTGAAAGTCGAAACAAATATTTCTTCAAATTCAGATAACTTGCACAGGTTGAAACAGTAGCatcgaaaaagaaaaataggacCAAAAAAGCAATTGTATAGCATACCCAAACATTTGGGGGGACCGCAAAGTACTAGGATGCATAGTGTGGAAACAGCTGAAGAAGGCATTCTCCAATTCAAACCAATTATCTGCTGGAGGTAAAAGATTGTTGCAGCTAATACCTCTTCACAATCAAATTCATAGTTTTTGCTTCCTCTACATCCTTTTTCTACATATTCCAAAAAGGACTGCAAAGTTACTGGGCTTgatctttttgaaaatttggTATTAACGTCATTAAGCTTCCAAGAAAGCTTCCCAAGAATGACAGCAGCCACAAGCCAACGTAAGAGTTTAGAGATCAAAGATTCAGATGGTTTTTCCTCTGAGACAATTATTAGACTGGCATGAGActctttaaaatgaaaattgttTTCACAATCGGACTTCAAGGCTGTAGAAACTGCCCACATGAGGAAAACTGAAAGCTTTTCCCGACCCTGCAGAACACATTTAACAGAAAATTTCCTTAACAGAGCTAGGGTAAGGTATAAGCCATAGATTTGGCATGGTAGTctggaaaaattaaattggagAAAAAGATTCAGATTGATTTACAATTAATCCAAGAGAAATCAAGTATGAAGTGTTAGCATATGCAATTTAAAGTGCATTATGTCCAGTTTTAATCATATACCATTTTATAGGCACTAAGGCTTGATTTTACCTACttcattttcattcttttctttcttttctatttggaGCATCATAACTAAATCAGCCAAAAAGCtgttttctccttttcaaAATTTGGCTAGCTGCATGACAATCTTGTGCATGCTTGGAAAAGGAGGAAGACAGACAGACTGACCGTGTGAAAAATGTCAACCGGAGGTGTACTATTAAGTATTGCTTCAAGCCCAGATTTTGCATTTAGACCAGATCTTGGAGTACCAAATGCATTAAGAGCCTGATAAATTCCAAACAAACCCTCAAATGATAGAGTGAAATGCGGTTGGCATGTCTCCCTTTTCTGTGATATCTTCAATGTTGAAATAACTATCTGCAGGATAGACTCTATCAATGCAACATTTTCCTTGATCAACTTCAACCCACCAACTAAGATTTTGTATAGATGAGAAGCAAGTTCAATACACTGCTCAAACGAGTATTTTCCGAACCATGCAGAACCAATTATGTTTCCAGAtgaaataatatcaaatatgaCCTAAATCCACAAAAAAGGAACATTAGCAACAGAAAGCAAAATTCACAATCCTAACTAGCAGGCAGATCATATAGTCATAACGAATATGACATTATGCAACCTTAAATAATGGTTAAATTTTCAATGCAAACAAATTTGCTCATCTCTagcattattaatattaaaatcattatGACTGAAATAGAATAACCATGAAATTTCAAATGAGTATATGCTGTTGGTAGGAACAGAACTTCACAAAACAAATTACATAGTAAAGCATATGACCAGAGTAACTACCTCTATGGCCAAAACCAATTGCAATGAAGAAAAACTGTCCTTATTTTCATCTAGCATCGCACTGGAGATTGACAATACAGTAGATAGCCAAGGAAACAAACCACAGCTTTCAACAAGATGTCGAGTCATCCTATCCAATTTCACTGACTTCTTCACTACCTGAAAAGCAAATGAGAAAAGCTTTATGTTTCACCGGGTGCTTGTAATGACCACCACCGAGATGAAggaatttcaaaatcaagcaCGAAATATGTATTAGAACTGCTTGTGGTAATTAAGCAGATCTAAATGTCATATCTTTGGTCTCTTCCTGATACACTATCAAAGTAAATAACTGGTAGCTAAACTGCCAGTCAATACACCAACATATTATGATCAAATTTAACATATCCTAAAACCAATATGGCTTAAACTTGATTAAATTGATCTCAACAAATCAGATATATCTAGAGAGCAGCTAGTTCTACTCAGACATGTCCTATTCCATAGAGTAAAGTGGCGACATGGTAACAAAAGGTGTGTCAAAATTGCTTCAAATTCTCAAGCACTTCTTTGGCACATGTCTAAAGATGAGAAGCTTATTAGGCAttagagttatttttttaccatttccttaatttgtaatttttatttttgggtgTGTTTATTATGCAGGAAACCTTATCATTTCAGAAGTGCAAATTATTTTGTACTTTTCAGATTTGTTGGAAAAGTTATCCTAACATCCTcaagaaaattctttttatttgagtCTTATTTCGATGCTAGTTATATAAGAAACATTGTTCCTTTTACTTCTCTTTTCAACCTCTTAGGTATAGCAGTAGTTTGAGCCTATTATTTTGTAGTATACCAActagataatatatatatcatgatgcttctaattaaatttccaaTCCATAATAATTTCCTGTAACTGTTGcatcttaatttatttgatgtaatTCTATCCCGAGGTGTATGCCTAAGAACTCTTATATTTGCAACCTAAATTCTTTTGTTCTACTGTTTACCCGTAGTCTGATAGTGATACTATTCAAGTTACTGTTCACAGGGTATTTTTCACCAGCAATAATGAAAGTACCATTCAAGCATTGCTCAAAGGGGTTAATCTGCAAGTTctacattatttatatatttagatcAAGTGTACATGTCCCAATTTGCCATTCCACCCAACACAACTTTTACTCGGTCAATACACTATTGAGTCTCACGTCCTAACAACAAATTAAGATGTAAATAAATTCAGCCATATCTTTCGATTACTCATCTTATGTACATGATATGTCGCATAAAACTATCAGCTATGCAGACATATTCCTTTACatgtaaaaagaaatataattgaaatccCAACTAATGTAACTATTTCCCAATAAAGAGGCACTAAGACTCAACCAGGAGAAAACACATAAGAGTTGTCTGAATAAAACCTCACTATAAGGGGGGACTATATTTAAGCAATTAAAGGGACACGATAATAAAAGAGCTGgtaaattcttttatcattgaaaaaaaatgaattgaaaACAGGAAAGAAACCTGATATTTAGGCTACTAAATATTATTTGCATGAGGCTTGAAAGACTAAAACGAGTAGACTTTGTTTTGTAGCCCCATGCAGTAATGAGACTTTGTTCGGTAAAATTGCAAACAGTTATAGCAATTTGACAAtcacaaaaatgaaaatagaacaTGACCAACCTGATATTTTGGCTAATATTACCTGGAAGTGGCTTGAAAGAGACTAAAAAGGATAGACTTTGTGGTCCCATGCAGTGAAGAGGCTTTGTTCGGTAAAGTTGCAAAAAGAGTGATAGCAATTTGACTACGCTAAGTGAGAAAATGTTCAAATTCTACAGGATCAAACCTATGGGACTTAAAGAATGACAAAAGCAAATACAAAActgaataaaaaagaaaagaaagaagaaaataacaaattaaaaaaatactcatTTCATCTCAATAAGCCTTAACTCCAAGTTAATTGAGGTCGGCTATTTGAACTATCTAAAAGATTTTGGCCTACATCTTCATAAAGATGTAGAGCCACTAGATCATCTTGAACCACTTTTctccaaataaataaacaaaaatgaagTACAAGAGCCCAGAATCCAAATACCTTCAAACTTAAAAAATCTTATTGATTTTCAAGGAATGAGGGTGCAAAGGGTTTGATTGAGAAAGATCTCAATGGTAGAGTAACGCCATGGTAATGCCAAAGTCATCAGTTCAAACTGGATAAGGAGCTTtgatcttttaattttttattaaaaaaataaaaataaataaaaaaaagcaGTAATATTACTATTTGAACAGGGAACAGAATTAGAGTTGTTATGTGTAATTAATAGGTTTTAGATAGAACCATCTTCATTCCATTCAGGTAGAATTTATTTCAGTTTACACGATGGTTTCAGACCTGGTCAAATACTACATCTATGATTCAGGAATTCAGAATTTCTGGATAAGGAATTAGGAAATTTGTGGAATCcatttaaatttgtattgTATTGTATTCTAAAGCACCCAAATATTAGTACAATGTACAATACAATTTATGCTACTACAACTTTTTGCTTATTGAGCATGTCATTAGCCAAcagatttcaaaattaaatgataacaCAATCAGACATCAAAGAGAAGTGGCAGGTTTTTGACCGCCAGTAAGGCAAACAACTACCTGAAGAATAAGTTCCTTTGACTCATTATCTGCAAGAGGAGTAGTGTAAAAACTCAACAAGGTCTCAAGAATGGAATTGCTGATATATATTTGAGCATCATCATCTAAATTCAGTCCAGCACACACTAGGCGGAGCATCCACAGCCTCTCTGCTCTGAAATTAACAGAGTTACTGTGGAAAAAAGTATGAAATAATGGTATGTGCTGCAAAATCAAATGGAAAAATGCATGAGATCTATCAACAATTCAAGCtgcaaacaaagaaaaaatgcACAAAGTTGCAAAAAACTGGGCTGTTCAAGAAACAAGTACCTTCATGTCCACCGCAGAAGAATGCATCAAATGCTTATTTAATGTTGTAAAATGATCATTTGAAGGATCCAACAATATAAAAGATGATTCTGCAGCAAAAAGAGCTATAATAGAAGGGATTCTCTGCAATCGTTCTTTGATTCCATTTTGTATGTATGTCAACAGAAGGTGAAGACGCAAtacatcctttttcttctggAATCTCTGAAAAAGATAACATGACCaccaataaagaaattgaataaaaatcgCAAAAAACTATAAGCAAGATGGATGTACAGTATGAGTTGATACTATAAGTTCCTAGCTAATGAACTCAATATTCTGATATGCCACAGAAGGAAGCCCAAAATATCAACTTATAGAATGAGCTGAATGCTACAGGAAAATCTATGAGCTCCTCGCTTTACAAGGAAGCTATCTAAAATAAGCAATCCACCACACTAAACACTAATCCATGTAcaaatttaactttaatattaaaacatgaAACAATCCAAACCAAGTTCAGTTTAAAGTACACACCACATACAGATGAATACAAACGGTATAGATACTCTTTATGGAGATGCAAACTCGCCCACAAAAGCTCACAAACATATGCACACAAACTTTCGTGAACCTTAAAGAGCAAAGAGACAATATTACCTCTAGTGCATCCTTAAACTTCCCAAGAGATGCATCACTTAGTTTTCTTATCTCAATATCAGGGGAAGACATGCTAATAAATGAAATTGCAAGCAAGCCCAAACAAGCAAACTCCAAAGGTTCAATATGACCCATTGACAAATTATGATTTGAGAAGTTTAAGATGAAAATCGGATCATATCGTTCACCAGGAAAATGTGCCTGCAAATAGAATATAGGCATATACATCAGTGCTATCAGAGCtacaagagaaaaggaaaaaataaaaaagttgttCAAGAGCATAAACTTGGATGATACCATACCACTCGCATATTCTTAGGATTCTCTAGCTCAATGCTCATAATTCTGTcatatggaaaataattaactGTTGTTGCACATATGTTGGGGTTGATAGGAAGGACTTCCCTAAATTGACTTCTTCTATGTTCTTCAAATACTTCTTTATTAGTTATAACACTAGAAGATGTATCCCAGTCCAGAGCTCGCTCTTTTCTTATTCTCAAAGCAGCAGTTCCCCACAGATAATCCAATTTAGCAAGATCTTCAGAAACTGAAGTATCAATTGATTCAATCTCACGCATTAGACTGAATATCTCCACGTCAATATCACCGAGTGTTGCACCATAAGAAGACAAAAGCaagaaatataattcttttagatTTATGCCCATATCTTGTCCAGAATAACAACAAACCGGATCAGGTTTCAATTGAATGAGTGTTctaagtaatttaataatttccaACTGCTTCAAATGAAGGTCAATTCTTTGAAGATCATTATCGTAGTTGGGATGAGGGCTAACTAGTGACCTCAGAATGCTGGGCATAGGTCTAAAAAGAGCACCAGTCTGAGAACCATGCAATTCTGTGACAGAATGAATGGTAGACGCAAACTGAGAGTGGGCAAGCAGCAACTGAAGATACATAACAGATGAAAATTCTCCCTGTGACAGTAATGTTAGGATACTacgaagaatattcaaagttGTTGGATCCTCAAACCTATAAAGAAGAGATGATCTCATCAACTGTTCAAGAAAGGGCACGGCTTGCAATTGGATAAGATCATCATGCATCTCTTTGGTTAATTCAAGAATAGTGTTCAAAATTAACAATTCCAAGTATCTGTATAACTGCAAACAACCAGATCTCTTTTCTTTGCTGGAAGAATCTGAGAATGAGGGGAATTTCTTAACCATGCAGTGCCAAGTTTTGACTAAAGTCTGTATAAACTGCAGTCTTTTAGTAGAGACCAAATTTGAGTCATCTGCTTCTTTTGGTAGAAAACAAGCATGATCAAACAACAACATCCGACAGAACACTATTTTTGCAGTTACTCTATTGATCAGGTTGAGTAACTGATTACGtgaataaaattctatttcatCAACCTCACAGTCTAGCAGCTCCTCATGTGCAGTACAACTGACGGGAATGCTATGGAACTTCATTTGCTccttcattttcatttctccACTTAAGGCAAAGTGGCATCGTAACATATGCATTGCTGTTCCAAGAAGACTAGCATCCACCAGATTGAGAAGTTCCTCAAGAGATGATGACAAGAACTCATCAAAATTTTCTTGAAATAGATTTCCAGATACAAAGTTGTTCCAGTTACAGAAACCTCTTAATAGAATTTctgaataaaaagaagtaataTCAGTAAACTGCTTGTGGTATTTCTGCATACCTAATTTCATGACAACTGAATTCAAGTATGAAAATGCAGCAGGCAGCAACAACATAAAGTCCTCATCTGAAACAGACATTTTACAGGCCTCTTCCGCCATCTTTCCCTTTATATGGacatttttattcaaaatccctaaaaataaatagccAAAGACTGATAGATGCTGGGGACTCATCTCAACAAGAAGAACCAACAATTTAGCTTTTATCTTGCTTGTTCCATAAATGCACTGAGAAACAACTTCAACCGGAGTGCCCATTATAATCCTCGATATTACCAAGCTTAAGGGGTCAAGTACATCAGGTTTTATGCATTTCTGCCTGTAGACGGCACTGACAGCTCCCACCAAACAAGTATATGCAAAATCCAGTCCAAAATTAGTAGCAAATTTGCATATTCTTACATAAACTTCCTCAATAAGGTCAACATCCAAGCTTTTCTCTTCCATTTGCCCAAAAGAATAAAACGTTGTTTTGGTCCTTACAGGCTGCTgcaaataaatagataaaatctTGAAAGCATCAGCTGCAATACAAAATCCAATAGAGAGAGCAAATGTCGTAAAGGAATTGAGGACGGCCAAATCATTCACTTCAACTCTATCTAAAATCCAACGAGCTAAACCAAAAAGCTCAAATGGGGAAGCAAACTGCATCAAAGCATGCAAAGCATAAAATGGTTGGAGAAGGGGTAACAAATCTTCAGTCCTAATGCACAGATCAAACTTATCCTTCAGTTCCAAATATAGACTCTGCATCAAGGTTTTGAAAGCCTTCACAAGTAGCTTACTTTCACCATCATCAACTTTGAGTACGTGATGTTGCCCACCAGATGGAGACAAGAAGTATTCAAAAGTTGTTATCAACATATTGAAGACATGATGATCTATTGGATGAACTTTCTGCTGAGAAGAATTATAGAAAGCCTCTAAATTGCCCCTAAAATTTCCCTCTGCAAAGTCGTCATTAATAGCATTATCATCACAACCTAAAGGATGTGTCAAGGCTGCTTTCACAGCAGGATGATAAAAGATGGATTCAGCCGCTTCTCGGATAAGTTCAGCCGAAAGAGGATTTCCTGAATCAGCCTTCAAAACCAATAGTTGATCAAGCATGTGCTTTACAAGAATATAGCAGATTTCAGCAAAGTCTTCCAATTTAACCAATGGTTTTATTCTATATGACACTTGTATCTGATAAAACCAAAATAGAAGAAGTCGCAAATAGGAAACTACAAAATCACTTTTGCATTCAGATAATTTAGCCATAAGCAAGTCCTTTGTCTTTGATGGCTCCAATAAACAAGTACCATTACTGCTTATTATTGTTGGAAATAGCACGTGAAAAGGTGCTTGCCTCAGAAAGAGACCAAAAGCAGCAGCAGCTGTAGCTTCACTAGCATCAAAATCCATATTTAGCATTATTTCTTGAGCAACAGCATCATTTCCCATGCCTTGAGGATTAATCATAGAGCAAGCCTTTTCCAGACCAGGAAAAAACACTTGAGGCCATAACTTCGACGCACCAGAAAGAGAACTTTGGTGCTGAAAAACTATTGAGGATAAGCAGGACAGAGGAACTCGAATCTGCTGTGAAATGGTCATTACTGCCGGAAAATTCTTCAGCACCACATCTGATGTTGTACATATAATCGCAGAACAAAAGGCTTTTGTTATTCCAGCTATTTCACCACCATCATTCtcactttttataatttttcttatttcaccAAGTGCTTTTGTGAAAGAAATGTCAATTGGCAAATCTTTTTGGTCAGTGAGAAAAAGGCAGCAGGTCTTTTGATTCAACAGACTCTCTGCCATGAGCAATAAATTCTTCAAGGGCTGCCATTCGCATAAAGAATCCACAGAAACGTGATCCTCAAGTCCTTCAGACAAAACTGATCTAATTAAAGCAGCTAATAATCTTGCATCCACCTATAAAACATTTGTCCTCTCATCATATAAATGTTTAAAAAGAATGCAATTATgaacatgaaaaataaataaataaaccgGTACCTGAGTTTGCAGCAGATACTTTAATGTATTGCACACATATGCAGATATCATTGACTTCTCTGGTATTGAAAAAGTTCCAGATTCTGAACTCAGTAACCTCATACACTTCTGCAAGACACATATGATGAGAGGGCTGAATTTAGGTGAAATATCTGCAAAATAATCaggaaaaattattaaaagaaaaaccactGTTTGTAATAAGCTTTCTAAAGAGCTGTAAAGAACTAGAAAGCCATCTCATACAATTAGTAGACTTGCAAAGAGAAAACAGAAGCCAATTTTTAGGACTCTAAAAAGTATCCACATTTCTGTATAACTGTTAG from Ricinus communis isolate WT05 ecotype wild-type chromosome 9, ASM1957865v1, whole genome shotgun sequence harbors:
- the LOC8266787 gene encoding uncharacterized protein LOC8266787 isoform X1, giving the protein MEEPSSASDDEQVLMEDDEGIGLERNKVTKFVVKASHEAKLKELLHKINSIEIKLCSDATKEFIKLLKGSSGGELLHLYVHSTSDFSELFAALKLREGKSGTHYIFKLISVILGHPEGKFIPNDKGRIGISVGLDKFARSFLEEKLDFVYKDLVSKDKKRQNAALSVMDSVVRRGSGLASEVAKKFDFKLKGFSKLSEYKPLKNENKRRRSTDDEKRKYITRKAFIAFAMSFLEVGKPGLLRWVLQQREVYSDILRGLGEDDDETVMYVLSILRDRVLTEESLLPPALRSVLFGSVVLEQLADISEKRYGGPTANLAHNVLLMVCTDPCNGLMPDLKRRPNALKGNSKRLLQLMKKLKAKEVFHRELLLAIVRGRPSLGSAYLEEFPYNLEDFASPNWCSTVSLAAHLVSLVNLGIPFDFLDSRSDDPPSFDNVAVQNIMKIIASRPVSRSVINKGLLHSDFLVKNGTLRLLLETLRLFDSFFRAINLSCNEKQMMQKCAALKQEIRNEIQTLLPDPQVFLTLLSPLSSHARTNESSLKRATDKENFLVCGKRRKKLKRNIKNGDNDIIIGGLSSAPDNALPEDGEDIVDSEIAHASDSEMDHMSAISELWGLDQSCVSVSTLKDAEIFFHSKLFDALKLYVLIIPTAFEGSFDFFMNLLSNPSELPSNLLSSLLSLLVEYIRWSPGSGIAIRTPQMMYKHLQPFLNLLLFSPVDIKDQSYNLARAAMSSTGAFDRNLDEIILWFLFLPGFSTVKSSVEIHGEMVQSMARVLISFLCDAISTVGNNLFRYWHAVRNHIRHSKEFTDISPKFSPLIICVLQKCMRLLSSESGTFSIPEKSMISAYVCNTLKYLLQTQVDARLLAALIRSVLSEGLEDHVSVDSLCEWQPLKNLLLMAESLLNQKTCCLFLTDQKDLPIDISFTKALGEIRKIIKSENDGGEIAGITKAFCSAIICTTSDVVLKNFPAVMTISQQIRVPLSCLSSIVFQHQSSLSGASKLWPQVFFPGLEKACSMINPQGMGNDAVAQEIMLNMDFDASEATAAAAFGLFLRQAPFHVLFPTIISSNGTCLLEPSKTKDLLMAKLSECKSDFVVSYLRLLLFWFYQIQVSYRIKPLVKLEDFAEICYILVKHMLDQLLVLKADSGNPLSAELIREAAESIFYHPAVKAALTHPLGCDDNAINDDFAEGNFRGNLEAFYNSSQQKVHPIDHHVFNMLITTFEYFLSPSGGQHHVLKVDDGESKLLVKAFKTLMQSLYLELKDKFDLCIRTEDLLPLLQPFYALHALMQFASPFELFGLARWILDRVEVNDLAVLNSFTTFALSIGFCIAADAFKILSIYLQQPVRTKTTFYSFGQMEEKSLDVDLIEEVYVRICKFATNFGLDFAYTCLVGAVSAVYRQKCIKPDVLDPLSLVISRIIMGTPVEVVSQCIYGTSKIKAKLLVLLVEMSPQHLSVFGYLFLGILNKNVHIKGKMAEEACKMSVSDEDFMLLLPAAFSYLNSVVMKLGMQKYHKQFTDITSFYSEILLRGFCNWNNFVSGNLFQENFDEFLSSSLEELLNLVDASLLGTAMHMLRCHFALSGEMKMKEQMKFHSIPVSCTAHEELLDCEVDEIEFYSRNQLLNLINRVTAKIVFCRMLLFDHACFLPKEADDSNLVSTKRLQFIQTLVKTWHCMVKKFPSFSDSSSKEKRSGCLQLYRYLELLILNTILELTKEMHDDLIQLQAVPFLEQLMRSSLLYRFEDPTTLNILRSILTLLSQGEFSSVMYLQLLLAHSQFASTIHSVTELHGSQTGALFRPMPSILRSLVSPHPNYDNDLQRIDLHLKQLEIIKLLRTLIQLKPDPVCCYSGQDMGINLKELYFLLLSSYGATLGDIDVEIFSLMREIESIDTSVSEDLAKLDYLWGTAALRIRKERALDWDTSSSVITNKEVFEEHRRSQFREVLPINPNICATTVNYFPYDRIMSIELENPKNMRVAHFPGERYDPIFILNFSNHNLSMGHIEPLEFACLGLLAISFISMSSPDIEIRKLSDASLGKFKDALERFQKKKDVLRLHLLLTYIQNGIKERLQRIPSIIALFAAESSFILLDPSNDHFTTLNKHLMHSSAVDMKHIPLFHTFFHSNSVNFRAERLWMLRLVCAGLNLDDDAQIYISNSILETLLSFYTTPLADNESKELILQVVKKSVKLDRMTRHLVESCGLFPWLSTVLSISSAMLDENKDSFSSLQLVLAIEVIFDIISSGNIIGSAWFGKYSFEQCIELASHLYKILVGGLKLIKENVALIESILQIVISTLKISQKRETCQPHFTLSFEGLFGIYQALNAFGTPRSGLNAKSGLEAILNSTPPVDIFHTGREKLSVFLMWAVSTALKSDCENNFHFKESHASLIIVSEEKPSESLISKLLRWLVAAVILGKLSWKLNDVNTKFSKRSSPVTLQSFLEYVEKGCRGSKNYEFDCEEVLAATIFYLQQIIGLNWRMPSSAVSTLCILVLCGPPKCLDFRHGYCTDVVYLCSKVRCPTEANPDWKWSFDKPWEDPKLEISDLQKMDEYHACQTLMVIISSVLGKKPLDSQVLSHQNLVNSEVFEWERRIIETNDN